Proteins encoded together in one Salvelinus fontinalis isolate EN_2023a chromosome 6, ASM2944872v1, whole genome shotgun sequence window:
- the LOC129858118 gene encoding zinc finger and SCAN domain-containing protein 21-like — translation MAWEMDSSHGPGSPQRVLPKTEHSKVELVSRGQESLSTSCVKQERTELFVTNPELQRPTHIKEEEYETTVTSLLLLTKQESEDKEIPDSKPMKLEFYDPASQTCTAREEKKAELKKSGGVFHPKNSGLPKLQAPSQPSAGAGSSPVSREEDETEPGVQEDQHPGDWLAPVEDDEALGESQRRRGFESASRSLSSILGSDSESDDKEGEEDPTWAPADPQTLQDNPDADIPALREASPLWHRKRTSSSRGRGKRGREGGRGGVSSFPEPQKKPKNFSCQECGKAFISRRDRERHIRTHSGEKPFPCPRCDKRFNDSGNMRKHMLIHSGERPHLCPDCGRGFSERGNLSRHRAHIHGSMPKSECEDCGKTYIEKGGLDRHIRSGACSATRKT, via the coding sequence ATGGCCTGGGAGATGGACAGCTCACACGGACCAGGGTCACCCCAAAGAGTTCTGCCCAAAACGGAACATTCCAAGGTCGAACTGGTCTCCAGAGGTCAGGAATCCCTCTCTACCTCATGTGTCAAACAGGAGCGGACAGAATTATTTGTTACGAACCCTGAGCTTCAGAGGCCAACGCACATCAAAGAGGAGGAGTATGAGACCACAGTCACATCCCTTTTATTACTTACCAaacaggagagtgaagacaaggaGATTCCTGACTCTAAACCAATGAAACTTGAGTTTTACGATCCAGCCAGCCAAACATGTACAGCCCGAGAAGAGAAGAAAGCTGAGCTGAAGAAGTCTGGAGGAGTGTTCCATCCAAAGAATTCCGGTCTCCCTAAGCTTCAGGCCCCCTCTCAGCCCTCGGCAGGTGCAGGCTCCAGTCCTGTGAGTAGGGAGGAAGATGAGACGGAAccaggggtacaggaggaccagcaCCCTGGAGACTGGCTAGCCCCCGTGGAGGACGACGAGGCCCTGGGTGAGTCCCAGCGTCGACGGGGCTTTGAGTCCGCCAGCCGCTCCCTTTCTTCCATCCTGGGCTCCGACTCGGAGTCAGACGacaaggagggtgaagaggaccCCACCTGGGCCCCTGCCGACCCCCAGACCCTCCAGGACAACCCAGATGCTGACATCCCCGCTCTTCGAGAGGCGTCCCCACTGTGGCACAGGAAAAGAACGTCATCGTCACGAGGTCGAGGCaaaagaggtagagagggaggaagaggtggTGTCTCCTCGTTTCCAGAACCCCAAAAGAAGCCCAAAAACTTTTCCTGCCAGGAGTGCGGGAAGGCCTTCATATCCCGCCGTGACCGGGAGAGGCACATTCGCACTCATAGCGGGGAGAAGCCATTCCCCTGCCCCAGATGTGACAAACGCTTCAACGACAGTGGGAACATGCGTAAACACATGCTGATCCACTCGGGGGAAAGGCCCCACCTCTGTCCAGACTGTGGCAGGGGGTTCTCAGAGAGGGGGAATCTCAGCAGGCACAGGGCCCACATCCATGGCAGTATGCCCAAGTCCGAATGTGAAGACTGTGGGAAGACCTACATAGAGAAAGGAGGTCTGGACCGCCACATCAGATCTGGAGCCTGCTCTGCAACAAGAAAAACATGA